A portion of the Malassezia japonica chromosome 3, complete sequence genome contains these proteins:
- the MDJ1 gene encoding mdj1 protein precursor (COG:O; BUSCO:EOG09263E49; EggNog:ENOG503NUEY) yields the protein MAGSDEKINVLFCCLGNICRSPMAEAVFAEYVKRSHVQDKFGVIDSCGTADYHEGEEPDLRTTKICKENNIPINSLARGVKPADFNKFDYIFGMDSNNIKNLKSMQPKGSKARIMLFSEFDDKQTIYDPYFLGDGAFFTVFDQCERYSQAFLAALKLAPPAQFRKDALAAQRASALRSSIRLFSASNACANVPKDPYGTLGVKKDASTKDIKAAYYQLAKKFHPDTNKEPGAKEKFVDIQAAYDLLSDDKKRTAFDQFGTTDGSDPGAHGFNPFGGGSPFGAGGFGGAGFGGFHSAGSAESIFESLFGGAFGGGGARSTRGGFGGADMRGEDIDTAVNISFEEACKGTTRTVTVNQVERCDPCTGSGLKPEAKRTTCEVCHGTGTRTFVIQGGFQMASTCPACSGTGSKVAAGDECNSCAGAGRVKAKRSMTINIPAGVDDGYRIRQEGAGDAPLMGDGPPGSLYVRINVAPSRTWRRQGTNLFYPAQIPFYTAVLGGKVRVPTLNGEVDVRVPPGTQVGEEMVLRGRGVPRLNGRKNYESNGDLMVQFDVRFTSLTKRQKELLQAFADDVEGVSRPVTEALKSKTDKQDKSEKKPEPSASDKKNESDDKTKESKDDGAS from the exons ATGGCCGGTTCTGACGAGAAGATCAACGTGCTGTTCTGCTGCCTCGGCAACATCTGCCGTAGCCCCATGGCAGAGGCGGTGTTTGCGGAGTACGTCAAGCGCAGCCATGTCCAGGACAAGTTTGGCGTGATCGACTCGTGCGGCACGGCGGACTACcacgagggcgaggagccCGACCTGCGCACGACCAAGATCTGCAAGGAGAACAACATCCCGATCAACTCGCTTGCGCGCGGTGTCAAGCCGGCCGACTTTAATAAGTTTGACTACATCTTTGGCATGGA CTCGAACAACATCAAGAACCTCAAGTCGATGCAGCCCAAGGGGTCCAAGGCACG GATCATGCTCTTTTCCGAATT CGATGACAAGCAGACGATCTACGATCCTTATTTT ctcggcgacggtgCCTTTTTTACTGTATTTGACCAATGCGAGCG CTATTCGCAGGCCTTCCTCGCCGCCCTgaagctcgcgccgccggcccAATT CCGGaaggatgcgctcgccgcccagcgtgcgtctgcgctgcgcagcagcatTCGCCTGTTCAGCGCGAGCAACGCCTGCGCAAACGTGCCCAAGGACCCTtacggcacgctcggcgtcaAGAAGGACGCATCCACCAAGGATATCAAGGCTGCGTACTACCAG CTTGCGAAAAAGTTCCACCCGGATACCAATAAAGAGCCAGGTGCCAAGGAAAAGTTTGTCGACATCCAGGCCGCCTACGACCTCCTGAGCGACGACAAGAAGCGCACCGCTTTTGACCAATTCGGCACCACGGATGGCTCGGATcccggcgcgcacggcttCAATCCATTCGGTGGCGGCTCGCCgttcggcgcgggcggcttCGGTGGCGCGGGCTTTGGCGGCTTCCACTCGGCAGGCAGCGCCGAGTCCATCTTTGAGTCGCTTTTTGGTGGCGCattcggcggcggcggcgcgcgctcgacccgCGGCGGattcggcggcgccgacatGCGCGGCGAAGACATCGATACCGCGGTCAACATCTCGTTCGAAGAGGCGTGCAAAggcacgacgcgcaccgtcaCAGTGAACCAGGTCGAGCGCTGCGATCCCTgcaccggctcgggctTGAAGCCAGAGGCAAAGCGCACGACGTGCGAGGTGTGCCACGGAaccggcacgcgcacgtTTGTCATCCAGGGCGGTTTCCAGATGGCCAGTACGTGCCCTGCGTGCAGTGGCACTGGCTCTAAGGTCGCTGCAGGCGACGAATGCAACTCGTGTGCCGGCGCGGGCCGCGTCAAGGCCAAGCGCTCGATGACCATCAACATCCCAGCCGGTGTTGATGACGGCTACCGCATCCGCCAGGaaggcgcaggcgatgcgccgctgaTGGGCGACGGGCCGCCGGGCTCGCTGTACGTTCGCATCAAtgtcgcgccgagccgcaccTGGCGCCGCCAGGGCACCAACCTCTTTTACCCGGCACAAATTCCCTTCTACACTGCTGTGCTGGGTGGAAAAGTCCGCGTACCTACGCTTAACGGCGAGGTGGATGTCCGCGTTCCTCCTGGCAcgcaggtcggcgaggagaTGGTGCTCCGTGGCCGCGGTGTGCCTCGCCTGAACGGACGCAAGAACTATGAATCGAACGGTGACCTGATGGTCCAGTTCGAT GTACGTTTCAC GTCGCTTACCAAGCGGCAAaaggagctgctgcaggcCTTTGCGGACGACGTGGAAGGCGTCTCGCGTCCTgtgaccgaggcgctcaagtCCAAGACGGACAAGCAGGACAAGTCCGAGAAGAAGCCTGAACCAAGTGCTTCGGACAAGAAGAACGAGTCGGATGACAAGACCAAGGAGAGCAAAGACGATGGTGCGTCCTGA
- a CDS encoding uncharacterized protein (EggNog:ENOG503Q4ND; TransMembrane:2 (o379-399i490-511o); COG:C), which produces MDSAETHRLRPYHQPRDELSFVATAPMLNATRAPGSEAASASVRGVDSAPSMALPHAAKNRYLSSDPDMASFGGSERLSAGVVVKGLAVSAALQFTSTCLAMPFEVGKLLLQVQWVPKEQVWEKMHASGKGAAPRPPPIEMEEDPWSDERGWDEADAEADDDADPDTYFRDMSAPASDKKQTSSRRTDDQGYVMRSGVDDGDARPEYVMPLVVKGGVWEMIKTLARSREGWMALWKGTLTTFLLDVSTNTIQPLISGFFSLFAPTAMNPMPIAFSPKPVTTLTMLMVSHLVTGVLLSPLDLVRTRLVAQSTLPMHRKYPGPLTALRTILREEGGWRTTYFHPTLLVPTVLDYLLRPLLTLGSPLLIENVLHLDPSSVPVSYALAELVLSTLSLCITLPVETVRRRLQLQYHEPLRPARVGGLPPVRHANTARCGLRTCVETRPAPYSGVFDAVYRIITEETSIVSYVRHRSDVPKTLVERVYSSLGGLRNLFRGFGMGFTANLLVFVLTLVTGERQSGTGWTEM; this is translated from the coding sequence ATGGATTCCGCGGAGACGCACCGGCTGCGGCCGTATCACCAGCCGCGCGATGAGCTGTCCTTTGTCGCGACTGCACCTATGCTGAatgcgacgcgcgcgccgggcagcgaggcggcatcggcgtcCGTGCGTGGCGTCGACAGTGCGCCGTCGATGGCGCTGCCCCATGCGGCGAAGAACCGCTACCTCTCGAGTGACCCTGATATGGCGTCGTTTGGCGGTTCCGAGCGCCTGTCCGCCGGTGTTGTGGTCAAAGGCCTCGCTGTGAgtgccgcgctgcagttTACGAGCACCTGCCTCGCGATGCCGTTCGAGGTCGGGAAACTGCTTCTCCAGGTGCAATGGGTGCCGAAGGAGCAGGTCTGGGAGAAGATGCACGCCTCAGGCAAAGGCGCCGCCCCCCGCCCCCCCCCAATTGAGATGGAAGAGGACCCCTGGTCGGACGAGCGGGGATGggacgaggcggatgctgaggcggacgacgacgcggatCCGGATACCTACTTCCGCGACATGTCTGCCCCCGCGTCGGACAAGAAGCAgacgagctcgcgtcgGACTGACGACCAGGGCTACGtgatgcgcagcggcgtcgacgaTGGCGACGCCCGCCCTGAATACGTCATGCCGCTCGTCGTGAAAGGCGGCGTGTGGGAGATGATCAAGACGCTTGCGCGCAGCAGGGAGGGCTGGATGGCGCTGTGGAAAGGCACGCTCACCACCTTTTTGCTCGACGTGTCGACCAACACGATCCAGCCACTGATCTCGGGCTTCTTTTCGCTGTttgcgccgacggcgatgAACCCGATGCCGATCGCCTTCTCGCCCAAGCCTGTGACGACGCTGACGATGCTCATGGTCTCGCACCTGGTGACCGGTGTGCTGCtctcgccgctcgacctggtgcgcacgcgcctcgtcgcgcagtcGACGCTCCCGATGCACCGCAAGTACCCCGGCCCTCTGaccgccttgcgcacgaTCCTCCGCGAAGAGGGGGGATGGCGCACGACCTACTTCCACCCCACGCTGCTCGTTCCCACTGTGCTGGACTATCTGCTGCGCCCCCTGTTGACGCTCGGCTCGCCCCTGCTTATTGAGAACgtgctgcacctcgacccCAGCTCTGTGCCGGTGTCgtacgcgctcgccgagctcgtcctgTCGACGCTCTCGCTGTGCATCACGCTCCCGGTCGagacggtgcgccgccgcctgcagctgcagTACCACGAGCCACTGCGCCCCGCGCGTGTCGGCGGCCTGCCCCCGGTGCGCCACGCGAacaccgcgcgctgcggcctgcggacgtgcgtcgagacgcgccctgcgccgtaTTCCGGCGTGTTTGACGCGGTGTACCGCATCATTACCGAAGAGACGTCGATCGTGTCGTACGTGCGGCACCGCAGCGACGTGCCCAAGACGttggtcgagcgcgtctacagctcgctcggcggcctgcgcaaCCTCTTCCGCGGTTTCGGTATGGGCTTTACGGCGAACCTCTTGGTCTTTGTGCTGACACTCGtcaccggcgagcgccagtCGGGGACGGGATGGACCGAGATGTAG
- the SUI1 gene encoding Eukaryotic translation initiation factor eIF-1 (EggNog:ENOG503P3DF; COG:J): MSIQNLASYDPFADVGEDQPIAEEIVEEKKKPSQVQNYVHIRIQQRNGRKTLTTLQGLPKEYDPKKLLKAFKKEFACNGTLVEDEELGQVIQLQGDQRQKISMFLIEEGIPKQDVKVHGF, encoded by the exons ATGAGCATTCAGAACTTGGCCAGCTACG ACCCCTTCGCGGACGTTGGCGAAGACCAACCCATTGCTGAGGAAATTGTGGAAGAGAAGAAGAAGCCTTCCCAGGTTCAGAACTACGTCCACATCCGTATTCAGCAGCGCAACGGTCGTAAGACGCTGACCACGCTCCAGGGTCTCCCGAAGG AGTATGACCCCAAGAAGCTGCTGAAGGCTTTCAAGAAGGAGTTTGCTTGCAACGGCACGCTCGttgaggacgaggagctcggccaGGTTATCCAGCTTCAGGGTGACCAGCGCCAGAAGATCTCGATGTTCCT GATTGAGGAGGGCATTCCCAAGCAGGACGTCAAGGTGCACGGTTTCTAA
- the NCL1 gene encoding multisite-specific tRNA:(cytosine-C(5))-methyltransferase (COG:F; COG:J; BUSCO:EOG09264FXB; EggNog:ENOG503NX4H), with protein MGRGGRGKFRGRGRGRGGRQNRGDGERHGAYTAIDQTNPKFESYYLGQEILPREEWDTFLETMRAPLPTTFRITSGKPTSRQLLDAMQNIYLPFLSNVEFEGEKIAPPRQLEWYPEGLGWHLDVRKNVLRKSPEFKRFQQFLVHETDVGSISRQEAVSMLPPLFLDVRPEHLVLDMCAAPGSKTAQLIEAIHSPVTSQPDAFNPMPLGAVVANDSDTKRAHMLVHQAQRLPSPNLCVTNLDASNLPNVQVSWKGEGATDNVIQRELKYDRILADVPCSGDGTLRKNLAIWKDWTTGNGVGLHSLQTRILIRGLTLLRAGGRLVYSTCSLNPIENEAVVAAALRHFKGEVELVDCSDMLPALKRRPGMTSWKVAPGRGAHLFGKDAEDEARNAKAEGDEAKDDAEDETKLPPIPWVESHEALQTLDPELAARVAPSLWPHGDEKELNIEHCVRVYPHMQNTGGFFVAALVKKESTPEESVSMAPGMVRAMQAAYSEEMSNKRSAEDASEPAAKRARSEAEPEAEAAVAAEPATAEATPEGEAAEAPADKHVSDRKAANRKRSQPEGVVIGAGGMPYREDPFAYVNPHNVEIQSCIEWFGLHDFPVGNLLVRNAEQVPLRSIYLTSSSVRAIVAGGGPGQGVHPTLNPIRLRLLNCGVKVFGRQESVSKATQASQAAESTDGTATRRDNVSATLTCRWRVVSDSLHSMRPYVSDKVVIPATLSDLAFFIKQYYPILESVPGSVGERIRNSPMGSYILDINPSEHDGHKLTVRLCYPIWRSIASVNLMLDKQEKSALSFRLFDTDLSDPEGQRQFSSNPQGRKNKDKMVEEATEEATEEATEEATEDTIEKDVVQEAAEAETA; from the coding sequence ATGGGCCGAGGAGGTAGGGGCAAGTTCcgtggccgcggccgcggccgcggcggacgccAGAACCgtggcgacggcgagcgccatgGCGCATACACCGCTATCGACCAGACGAACCCCAAGTTTGAGTCGTACTACCTGGGCCAAGAGATTCTTCCGCGCGAAGAATGGGACACCTTTTTGgagacgatgcgcgcgccgctccctACCACGTTCCGCATCACGTCCGGCAAGCCGACCTCGCGCCAGCTCTTGGATGCGATGCAGAACATTTACCTGCCGTTCCTGAGCAACGTCGAGTTTGAGGGCGAAAAAatcgcgccgccccgccAGCTCGAATGGTACCCCGAAGGCCTCGGCTGgcacctcgacgtgcgcaagaACGTCCTGCGCAAGTCGCCGGAATTCAAGCGCTTCCAGCAGTTCCTCGTGCACGAGACGGACGTCGGCTCGATCTCGCGCCAAGAGGCCGTGTCGATGCTTCCCCCGTTGTTCTTGGACGTGCGCCCAGAGCacctcgtgctcgacatgtgcgccgcgccgggctcCAAGACCGCGCAGCTCATCGAGGCGATCCACTCGCCGGTGACGTCGCAGCCCGACGCGTTCAACCCgatgccgctcggcgcggtggtcGCAAACGACTCGGACACGAAGCGCGCACATATGCTCGTGCaccaggcgcagcgcctgccgTCGCCGAACCTGTGCGTGACGAACCTGGACGCAAGCAACTTGCCAAACGTCCAGGTCTCGTGGAAGGGCGAGGGCGCGACCGACAATGtcatccagcgcgagctcaaGTACGATAGGAttctcgccgacgtcccgtgctcgggcgacggcacgctccGCAAGAACCTCGCGATCTGGAAGGACTGGACAACCGGAAACGGCGTCGGCCTGCACTCGCTCCAGACGCGTATTTTGATTCGCGGCCTCACGCTCCTCCgcgcgggcggccgccTGGTGTactcgacctgctcgctGAACCCTATCGAGAACGAGGCGGTGGtcgccgcagcgctgcgccactTCAAGGGCGaagtcgagctcgtggacTGCTCGGACATGCTCCCGGCGCTCAAGCGCCGCCCGGGTATGACCTCGTGGAAGGTCGCGccgggccgcggcgcgcacctcTTTGGCAaggacgccgaggacgaggctcggaacgccaaggccgagggcgacgaggccaaggacgacgccgaggacgagacAAAGCTGCCGCCTATCCCCTGGGTCGAGtcgcacgaggcgctccagaCGCTCGATCCCGagctggcggcgcgtgtggCGCCGAGCCTGTGGCCCCATGGCGACGAGAAGGAGCTGAACATTGAGCACTGTGTGCGTGTGTATCCCCACATGCAAAACACGGGCGGCTTCTttgtcgcggcgctcgtcaagAAGGAGTCCACGCCGGAGGAGTCCGTGTCGATGGCGCCGGGTATGGTGCGTGCGATGCAGGCCGCGTACTCGGAGGAAATGAGCAacaagcgcagcgccgaggatGCCTCGGAGCCCGCCGcaaagcgcgcgcgctccgaggcggagcccgaggcggaggccgccgtcgccgccgagcccgcgaccgccgaggccacgcCCGAGGGCGAagctgccgaggcgcctgccgaCAAGCACGTCTCGGACCGCAAGGCGGCCAACCGCAAGCGTTCGCAGCCCGAGGGTGTCGTGATCGGTGCGGGCGGCATGCCGTACCGTGAGGATCCGTTTGCGTACGTCAATCCCCACAATGTCGAGATCCAGTCGTGCATCGAGTGGTTCGGCCTGCACGACTTCCCGGTCGGCAACCTGCTCGTACGCAatgccgagcaggtgccgctgcgcagcatctACCTCACTtcgagctcggtgcgtgcgatcgtcgccggcggtgGGCCGGGTCAGGGCGTGCACCCCACGCTGAACCCGATCCGTCTGCGCCTGCTCAACTGCGGTGTCAAGGTCTTTGGCCGTCAAGAGTCTGTCTCGAAGGCAACGCAGGCTAGCCAGGCGGCCGAGTCGACGGATGGcactgcgacgcgccgtgACAATGTCTCGGCGACGTTGACCTGCCGCTGGCGTGTGGTGTCGGACTCGCTGCACTCGATGCGCCCGTACGTGAGTGACAAGGTGGTGATTCCGGCGACGCTGTCGGACCTTGCCTTCTTTATCAAGCAGTACTACCCCATCCTGGAGTCGGTGCCGGGCTCGGTGGGCGAGCGGATCCGCAACTCGCCAATGGGCAGCTACATCTTGGATATTAACCCCAGTGAGCACGATGGGCACAAGCTCACGGTGCGTCTGTGCTACCCTATTTGGCGCTCGATTGCGTCGGTGAACCTCATGCTCGACAAGCAGGAGAAGAGTGCGCTGTCGTTCCGCCTCTTTGACACGGACCTATCCGACCCCGAGGGCCAGCGCCAGTTCTCGTCGAACCCCCAGGGACGCAAGAACAAGGATAAGATGGTCGAGGAGGCAACCGAGGAGGCGACCGAGGAGGCGACCGAGGAGGCGACCGAGGACACGATCGAGAAGGACGTCGTCCAagaggcggccgaggccgagactGCCTAA
- a CDS encoding uncharacterized protein (EggNog:ENOG503P9U0; COG:S) produces MARLDGHKRSVVKHRTRAPQGQRPRGGFSVGATNVPSGAYIGRAKKLKADLIHKAKVKKAYNKLLEREGAPAEMPEPEETQDLGRFAPEDPADDLLEQVEKKDERPRATAERPTKKKLPYFHAPPKKKEPKAEGPKRTAEQAMQEREARRALWNKKSPSAKGRARGQPDLGARMEVMLDKIQRNA; encoded by the coding sequence ATGGCGCGACTCGACGGACACAAGCGCAGTGTGGTGAAGCAccggacgcgcgcgccgcaaggccAGCGTCCCCGCGGTGGATTCTCTGTCGGCGCTACGAATGTGCCGAGCGGTGCATACATCGGCCGCGCAAAGAAGCTCAAGGCGGATCTCATTCATAAAGCCAAGGTCAAAAAAGCCTACAacaagctgctcgagcgtgaaggcgcgccggccgagaTGCCCGAGCCGGAAGAGACGCAGGACCTCGGCCGCTTTGCCCCAGAGGACCCTGCTGACGACCTCTTGGAGCAGGTGGAAAAGAAGGACGAGCGGCCAcgcgccaccgccgagcgccccACGAAGAAAAAGCTGCCCTATTTCCACGCCCCCCCTAAGAAAAAGgagcccaaggccgaggggccaaagcgcacggccgagcaggccatgcaggagcgcgaggcgcgccgtgcgctgtgGAACAAAAAGAGCCCCAGCGCCaaaggccgcgcgcgtggccAGCCCGATCTTGGCGCGCGGATGGAAGTCATGCTGGACAAGATCCAGCGCAACGCATAG
- a CDS encoding uncharacterized protein (EggNog:ENOG503P4Y1; COG:S), with product MAAMRLGSLSLPASEEERMRASIQKELDMYLQPADHVPSSSFLQENSLKHSTTRGDYARRLQLRRSMPYSDESEVSDDDQAGRMFSESTGNHTLFLATPRGKGQRQARHPRPPLSRFTKEHLNISRIARVEDAADEEAPPKRAPPKRTPPKRAPSPQSSRHSSAETKVNSDEGTPHVPENVRWVEQQLRALTSYIHDMEQKLAQVGSGAAADTLGERVARLEGALRAQEDELKQLSHTFYEHEAQCMPGRLESAVHQLAARLDRMEPRSPRAEHQAPRPAPTETVDVDASIARLYDELARISHALGQMQSAHAPRGTRPAAPLTPPYEKEHSMYAPRVPSNDPIPRAPADDLAPAHERYEQICRMVADLMGLAPGAEPSFRRTRRDRTRASIKQREAAEVSAEMLLRRLNEVPAPRLSSVELSVLEQVFDQHCRDFVRQRQIYSEMADDLKRLEPGMDRKMRRALTQSVHNSIDALEAEATRLNELHAHLARHGRTARYDVHGS from the coding sequence ATGGCCGCGATGCGGCTGGGGTCGCTTTCTCTTCCTGCGTCGGAGGAGGAGAGGATGCGTGCGAGTATCCAGAAAGAGCTTGATATGTACCTCCAGCCTGCGGATCATGTCCCCTCCAGCTCGTTTTTGCAGGAAAACAGTTTAAAGCACAGCACAACACGGGGCGACTACGCCCGCCGCCTccagctgcggcgctcgatgccgTACTCGGACGAGTCGGAGgtgtcggacgacgaccagGCCGGGCGCATGTTTTCCGAGTCGACCGGAAACCACACCCTGTtcctcgcgacgccgcgcggcaagggccagcgccaggcgcggcatccgcgcccgccgctcAGCCGCTTCACAAAAGAGCACCTGAATAtctcgcgcatcgctcgcgtcgaggacgccgccgacgaggaggcgccgccgaagcgcgcaccgccgaagcgcacgccgccgaagcgcgcgccgagcccgcAGAGCAGCCGGcactcgagcgccgagaCCAAGGTGAacagcgacgagggcaCGCCGCACGTCCCGGAAAACGTGCGCTgggtcgagcagcagctgcgtgcgctcacCTCCTATATCCACGACATGGAGCagaagctcgcgcaggtcggctcgggcgctgccgccgacACGCTTGgggagcgcgtcgcacggctCGAGGgagcgctgcgtgcgcaagaAGACGAGCTCAAGCAACTCTCGCACACGTTCTacgagcacgaggcgcagtgCATGCCGGGGCGCCTCGAGTCCGCCGTGCAccagctcgctgcgcgtctTGACCGGATGGAGCCCCGCAGCCctcgtgccgagcaccaAGCGCCACGCCCTGCTCCCACCGAGACAGTCGACGTGGACGCTAgcatcgcgcgcctctacgacgagctcgcgcgcatctCGCACGCGCTGGGGCAGATGCAGTCTGCGCATGCCCCGCGTGGGAcgcggcctgctgcgccccTTACGCCGCCGTACGAGAAGGAACACAGCAtgtacgcgccgcgcgtgccctCAAACGACCCTATACCccgtgcgcctgccgacgatctcgcgccggcgcacgagcggtACGAGCAAATCTGCCGCATGGTCGCCGACCTGATGGgcctcgcgccgggcgccgagccgagcttccggcgcacgcgcagggaccgtacgcgcgccagcatcaagcagcgcgaggcggccgaggtgTCTGCCGAaatgctgctgcgccgcctgaaCGAGGTTCCGGCGCCCCGCCTGTCGTCTGTCGAGCTgagcgtgctcgagcaggtctTTGATCAGCACTGCCGCGACTTTgtgcggcagcggcagATCTACTCCGAGATGGCCGACGACCtgaagcgcctcgagccggGGATGGACCGCAaaatgcgccgcgccctcACGCAGAGCGTCCACAACTCAATCGACGctctcgaggccgaggcgacgcgcctgaACGAGCTCCatgcgcaccttgcgcgccacggccgtacggcgcgctACGATGTACATGGTTCGTAA
- a CDS encoding uncharacterized protein (CAZy:GT4; EggNog:ENOG503NW8K; BUSCO:EOG09263L52; COG:M; TransMembrane:1 (o503-526i)) produces the protein MPKPSVAFVHPDLGIGGAERLVVDAAVSLQESGHKVSVITSHYDAKHAFEPTYDGTLQVVHAQTCVPRSIFHKFHLPMAMLQQLSLVFQVFCAAHGAALAKNAPALYAALSSVHPSDLPDVFIIDQLPLAIPFLKLLCARRVLYYCHFPDKEISASLAQQRGTQGLAALVRSMYRLPLDLLEEVTTAFADIIVANSQFTSKHFQRTFPRLGRVPHVVYPGVDDNAYDAMHVSRAVVEYEAKDTGSLKTQNHTVVSKVLGVRDRPTFVSINRFEAKKNVALAVEAFARLRRVSGDKQLRLICAGGYDRRVQDNITTLGALQAQATRLGLPHVTVWCNQPQYEPPMSPPSVSAVLNAAVVFFPSFPGPLLHALLLSPTVYGLLYTPTNEHFGIVPLEAMACGVPVIATNTGGPLETVVDADLDADGEPRAQDATGFLRRPDPGEWAECCSTILGWDTPTVNRIASNAKRRVADVFSVRAMGAALEKDVDALGKQAAVSLPERARALVLVLVIAALLGAGIALVLYLALCYW, from the coding sequence ATGCCGAAGCCGAGTGTGGCCTTTGTGCACCCCGATCTGGGtatcggcggcgcggagcGGCTCGTGGTGGATGCTGCCGTGAGTCTTCAGGAGTCCGGGCACAAGGTTTCTGTTATCACGTCTCACTACGATGCCAAGCACGCATTTGAGCCGACGTACGACGGCACACTCCAGGTGGTGCACGCCCAGACGTGCGTCCCCCGTTCCATCTTTCACAAGTTCCACCTACCGATGGCCATGCTGCAGCAACTCTCGCTCGTGTTCCAGGTGTTttgtgcggcgcacggcgcggcgctcgcgaagAACGCCCCGGCGCTgtacgcggcgctcagCAGCGTCCACCCGTCGGATCTCCCGGATGTCTTTATCATTGATCAGCTGCCACTCGCTATTCCATTTTTAAAGCTGCTctgtgcgcgccgcgtactGTACTACTGCCACTTTCCGGATAAGGAGatcagcgcgtcgctcgcccAGCAGCGGGGAACGCAAgggctcgctgcgctcgtccgCAGCATGTACCGTctgccgctcgacctgctcgaggaggtgACGACCGCGTTTGCCGACATAATTGTCGCCAACTCGCAGTTTACCTCGAAGCACTTTCAGCGTACCTTTCCGCGACTGGGCCGCGTGCCTCACGTCGTGTATCCGGGTGTAGACGACAACGCGTACGATGCGATGCACGTCTCGCGTGCCGTGGTCGAGTACGAGGCCAAGGATACCGGCAGCCTCAAAACACAGAACCACACGGTGGTGAGCAAGGTGCTGGGCGTGCGCGATCGGCCGACCTTTGTGTCGATCAACCGCTTCGAGGCTAAGAAGAACGTCGCGCTGGCGGTCGAGGCGtttgcgcgcctgcgccgcgtctcgggcgacaagcagctgcgcctgatCTGTGCGGGAGGCTacgaccgccgcgtgcagGACAACAtcacgacgctcggcgcgctccaggcgcaggcgacgcgcctcggcctgccgcACGTCACCGTTTGGTGCAACCAGCCGCAGTACGAGCCGCCGAtgtcgccgccgtcggtgAGCGCGGTGCTGAATGCGGCCGTCGTCTTTTTCCCGTCGTTCCCAGGGCCGCTTCTGCACGCGCTTCTCCTGAGCCCCACCGTGTACGGGCTGCTGTACACGCCGACGAACGAGCATTTTGGcatcgtgccgctcgaggcgatggcatgcggcgtgccggtcATTGCGACGAATACCGGCGGGCCGCTCGAAAccgtcgtcgacgcggacctcgacgcggacggcgagccgcgcgcgcaagaCGCCACCGGtttcctgcgccgccctgACCCCGGCGAGTGGGCCGagtgctgctcgacgatccTCGGCTGGGACACGCCGACGGTGAACCGCATCGCGTCCAacgccaagcgccgcgtggcCGACGTTTTCTCCGTGCGTGCGATGGGCGCTGCACTGGAAAAGgacgtcgatgcgctcggcaaacAGGCAGCCGTGTCGCTGccggagcgtgcgcgtgcgctggtcCTTGTGCTCGTCATagccgcgctgctgggAGCGGGCATTGCGCTGGTGCTGTATCTGGCGCTGTGCTATTGGTAG